A genomic stretch from Mycobacterium cookii includes:
- the fadE29 gene encoding acyl-CoA dehydrogenase FadE29, protein MFIDLTPEQRQLQAELRQYFSNLISSDEMKAMEKDRHNDAYRAVIRRMGKDGKLGVGWPKEFGGLGFGPVEQSIFVNEAHRADVPLPAVTLQTVGPVLQQFGTELQKKKFLPAILAGELHFAIGYSEPEAGTDLASLRTSAVRHGDEYIVNGQKMWTTGGHDADYIWLACRTDPEAVKHKGISILIVDTKDPGFSWTPVILSDGAHHTNATYYNDVRVPADMLVGEENGGWRLITTQLNNERVMLGPAGRTAGIYDRLHDWASKPGGDGVTPIDHDDVKRALGEIYSLWRINELLNWQVAAAGEDINVADAASTKVFGTEKIQYIGRLAEEIVGKYGNPAEQETAELLDWLDSQTKRNLVITFGGGVNEVMREMIAASGLKVPRVPR, encoded by the coding sequence ATGTTCATCGACCTGACCCCGGAGCAGCGTCAGCTGCAAGCCGAACTGCGGCAATACTTCTCGAACCTGATCTCGTCCGACGAGATGAAGGCGATGGAGAAGGACCGCCACAACGACGCCTACCGCGCGGTGATCCGCCGGATGGGCAAGGACGGCAAGCTCGGCGTCGGGTGGCCAAAAGAGTTCGGCGGGTTGGGCTTCGGCCCGGTCGAGCAGTCGATCTTCGTCAACGAGGCCCATCGCGCCGACGTGCCGCTGCCGGCGGTGACACTGCAGACGGTCGGTCCGGTTCTGCAGCAGTTCGGCACTGAGCTGCAGAAGAAGAAGTTCCTGCCCGCGATCCTGGCCGGTGAGCTCCACTTCGCGATCGGCTATAGCGAACCCGAGGCCGGGACCGACCTTGCGTCGCTGCGGACCAGCGCCGTGCGGCACGGGGATGAATACATCGTCAACGGCCAGAAGATGTGGACCACCGGCGGGCATGACGCCGACTACATCTGGCTGGCCTGCCGGACAGACCCCGAAGCCGTGAAGCACAAAGGCATTTCGATTCTGATCGTCGACACCAAGGACCCGGGCTTCTCCTGGACGCCGGTCATCTTGTCCGACGGCGCCCACCACACCAACGCGACGTATTACAACGACGTGCGGGTGCCGGCCGACATGCTGGTCGGCGAGGAGAACGGCGGCTGGCGGCTGATCACCACTCAGCTCAACAACGAACGGGTGATGCTGGGCCCGGCGGGTCGCACCGCGGGCATTTACGACCGGTTGCACGACTGGGCGTCCAAGCCGGGCGGCGACGGGGTGACCCCGATCGACCACGACGACGTCAAACGGGCGCTCGGTGAGATCTATTCGCTGTGGCGTATCAACGAGCTGCTGAACTGGCAGGTCGCCGCGGCGGGCGAGGACATCAACGTCGCCGACGCCGCGTCCACGAAAGTGTTTGGGACCGAGAAGATCCAGTACATCGGTCGGCTCGCCGAAGAGATCGTCGGCAAGTACGGCAACCCCGCCGAGCAGGAGACGGCCGAGCTGCTCGACTGGCTGGACTCGCAGACCAAGCGCAACCTGGTGATCACCTTCGGCGGAGGCGTCAACGAGGTCATGCGCGAGATGATCGCGGCCTCGGGCCTCAAGGTGCCGAGGGTGCCTCGATGA
- a CDS encoding acyl-CoA dehydrogenase family protein yields the protein MDFTPDPEQQAVADVVTSVLDRDNSWDALVAGGVTSLPVPERAGGDGVGLPEIATALTEIGRHGLIGPALATLGFGAITLLDLASEEQQDRYLAGLAKGSLLTAALNEPGAALPDRPATTFVHGRLSGTKVGVGYAENADWIVVTTDSAVVVVSPKADGVHVAKTPTSNGSDEYVVTFSDVTVPDEDVLTGAGAPRVNQLALASIGAYTAGLVAGALRLTADYVANRQQFGKPLSTFQTVAAQLAEVYIASRTIDLASTSVIWRLSEGRDAAEDLDVLGYWITAQAPPVMQICHHLHGGMGMDITYPMHRYYSTIKDLTRLLGGRSHRLDLVGAQCSST from the coding sequence ATGGATTTCACACCGGACCCGGAGCAGCAAGCTGTCGCCGATGTGGTCACGTCGGTATTGGACCGGGACAACTCGTGGGATGCGCTGGTCGCCGGTGGCGTCACGTCGCTGCCGGTGCCTGAACGTGCAGGCGGTGACGGCGTCGGGCTGCCCGAGATCGCCACGGCACTGACCGAGATCGGTCGGCACGGGCTGATCGGCCCGGCGCTGGCCACTCTCGGTTTCGGCGCAATCACGTTGCTGGACTTGGCTTCCGAAGAGCAGCAAGATCGCTACCTGGCCGGTCTGGCCAAAGGTTCGCTGCTCACCGCCGCGCTGAACGAACCCGGCGCCGCGCTGCCGGACCGGCCGGCGACGACCTTCGTGCATGGTCGGCTGTCCGGAACGAAAGTCGGTGTCGGCTACGCCGAGAACGCGGACTGGATCGTCGTGACCACCGACAGCGCGGTGGTCGTGGTGTCGCCCAAAGCCGACGGCGTGCACGTGGCGAAGACCCCGACCTCCAACGGATCCGACGAATACGTGGTCACCTTCTCCGACGTCACGGTGCCCGACGAGGACGTGCTGACCGGGGCCGGCGCGCCGCGGGTGAACCAGTTGGCGCTGGCATCGATCGGTGCCTACACCGCCGGCCTGGTCGCCGGCGCGTTGCGGTTGACCGCCGATTACGTGGCGAACCGACAACAGTTCGGTAAGCCGCTGTCGACGTTCCAGACCGTTGCCGCGCAGCTCGCCGAGGTCTACATCGCCTCTCGGACCATCGATTTGGCGTCGACCTCAGTGATCTGGCGGCTTTCCGAAGGCCGTGATGCTGCCGAGGACCTCGACGTGCTCGGCTATTGGATCACCGCACAGGCGCCGCCGGTGATGCAGATCTGCCACCACTTGCACGGCGGCATGGGGATGGACATCACCTACCCGATGCATCGGTACTACTCCACAATCAAGGACCTGACCCGTTTGCTGGGCGGGCGGTCGCATCGTCTCGACTTGGTGGGAGCGCAATGTTCATCGACCTGA
- a CDS encoding cytochrome P450, with product MAPPNIPADFDFLDPDVNLAGLPVAELAELRTAEPIHWVDIPGGAGGFEDKGYWIVSKHADVKEVSRRSDVFSSWLNGAIPTWPPEMKREQVELQRSVMLNMDAPHHTRLRKIISRGFTPRAIGRLEDELAQRAQNIAKTAAAEGSGDFVEQVSCELPLQAIAGLLGVPQEDRDKLFRWSNEMTGGTDPEYADVDPAQSSMELIMYAMAMADERGKNPTDDIVTTLIQADIDGEKLSDDEFGFFVIMLAVAGNETTRNSITHGMIAMANNPDQWELYKKERPSTAADEIIRWATPVSAFQRTANEDVELGGVQIKKGQRVVMSYRSANFDDEVFEDPHAFNILRDPNPHVGFGGTGAHYCIGANLARMTINLIFNAVADHMPDLKPIGEPERLRSGWLNGIKHWQVDYTGAR from the coding sequence ATGGCACCCCCCAACATCCCCGCCGACTTCGACTTTCTCGATCCGGACGTCAACCTCGCCGGTCTGCCCGTCGCGGAGCTTGCTGAGTTGCGGACGGCGGAGCCCATCCACTGGGTCGACATTCCGGGCGGAGCGGGAGGCTTCGAAGACAAGGGATATTGGATCGTCTCCAAGCATGCCGATGTCAAGGAGGTGTCGCGCCGCAGCGACGTCTTCTCCAGCTGGCTGAACGGCGCCATCCCGACCTGGCCGCCGGAGATGAAGCGGGAGCAGGTCGAACTGCAGCGCAGCGTCATGCTCAACATGGACGCGCCGCACCACACTCGGCTGCGCAAGATCATCTCCCGCGGCTTCACGCCACGGGCGATCGGTCGGCTGGAAGACGAACTCGCCCAACGCGCCCAGAACATCGCCAAGACCGCCGCGGCCGAGGGGAGCGGCGACTTCGTCGAGCAGGTGTCGTGCGAGCTGCCGCTGCAGGCCATCGCCGGTCTGCTGGGTGTTCCACAAGAAGACCGCGACAAGCTCTTTCGCTGGTCCAACGAGATGACGGGCGGCACCGACCCCGAGTACGCCGACGTCGATCCCGCGCAGTCGTCGATGGAACTGATCATGTACGCGATGGCGATGGCTGACGAGCGGGGCAAGAACCCCACCGACGACATCGTCACCACGCTCATCCAGGCCGACATCGACGGGGAGAAGCTCTCCGACGACGAGTTCGGTTTCTTTGTGATCATGCTCGCGGTGGCCGGCAACGAGACCACCCGCAACTCGATCACGCACGGCATGATCGCGATGGCCAACAACCCCGACCAGTGGGAGCTCTACAAGAAGGAACGCCCGTCGACGGCCGCCGACGAGATCATCCGGTGGGCCACCCCGGTGTCGGCGTTCCAGCGCACCGCCAACGAGGACGTCGAGTTGGGCGGCGTGCAGATCAAGAAGGGTCAGCGGGTGGTGATGTCTTACCGGTCGGCCAACTTCGACGATGAGGTCTTCGAAGACCCGCACGCCTTCAATATCCTGCGCGACCCGAATCCGCACGTCGGATTCGGCGGCACCGGTGCGCACTACTGCATCGGCGCGAACCTGGCCCGGATGACGATCAACCTGATCTTCAACGCCGTTGCCGACCACATGCCGGATCTGAAGCCGATCGGCGAGCCCGAGCGGCTGCGGTCGGGCTGGCTGAACGGCATCAAGCACTGGCAGGTCGACTACACCGGCGCGCGCTGA
- a CDS encoding steroid 3-ketoacyl-CoA thiolase, with the protein MGNPVIVEATRSPIGKRAGWLSGLHATELLGATQKALVEKAGIDAGEIEQVIGGCVTQYGEQSNNITRVSWLVAGLPEQVGAMTVDCQCGSSQQANGLIAGLIAAGAIDVGIACGIEAMSRVGLGANAGPDRGILRPASWDIDLPDQFTAAERIAKRRGITREEIDQFGFDSQRKAKQAWSEGRFDREISGIEAPVLDENKQPTSDRHVVTKDQGLRDTTLEGLSQLKPVIDGGIHTAGTSSQISDGAAAVLWMDEDKAKALGLRPRARIISQALVGAEPYYHLDGPVQSTAKVLEKAGMKMGDIDITEINEAFASVVLSWARVHEPDMDRVNVNGGAIALGHPVGSTGSRLITTALHELERTDQTTALITMCAGGALSTGTIIERV; encoded by the coding sequence ATGGGTAACCCGGTAATTGTTGAAGCCACCCGCAGCCCCATCGGCAAACGCGCGGGGTGGTTGTCCGGACTGCACGCCACCGAGCTGCTCGGGGCCACGCAGAAGGCGCTCGTGGAGAAGGCCGGCATCGATGCCGGCGAGATTGAACAGGTCATCGGCGGCTGCGTCACGCAGTACGGCGAACAGTCCAACAACATCACCCGGGTGAGCTGGCTGGTCGCCGGTCTGCCCGAGCAGGTCGGCGCGATGACCGTCGACTGCCAGTGTGGCAGCAGTCAGCAGGCCAACGGTTTGATCGCAGGTCTGATCGCGGCGGGCGCCATCGACGTGGGCATTGCGTGCGGCATCGAAGCGATGAGCCGCGTCGGGCTGGGCGCCAACGCCGGCCCCGACCGCGGCATACTGCGGCCCGCGTCGTGGGACATCGATCTGCCCGATCAGTTCACCGCGGCCGAGCGGATCGCCAAGCGCCGCGGCATCACCCGCGAAGAGATCGACCAGTTCGGTTTCGACTCGCAGCGAAAGGCCAAGCAGGCCTGGTCCGAAGGCCGCTTCGACCGCGAGATCAGCGGCATCGAGGCACCCGTGCTCGACGAGAACAAGCAACCGACGAGCGACCGGCACGTCGTCACCAAAGACCAGGGCCTGCGCGACACCACGCTCGAAGGCCTGAGCCAGCTCAAGCCGGTGATCGACGGCGGAATCCACACCGCGGGCACGTCGTCGCAGATCTCGGACGGCGCCGCCGCGGTGCTCTGGATGGACGAAGACAAGGCCAAAGCGCTCGGGCTGCGGCCGCGGGCCCGGATCATCAGCCAAGCGCTCGTCGGCGCCGAGCCCTACTACCACCTCGACGGCCCGGTGCAGTCCACGGCGAAGGTGCTCGAGAAGGCCGGCATGAAGATGGGTGACATCGACATCACCGAGATCAATGAGGCATTCGCGTCGGTCGTGCTGTCCTGGGCCCGCGTGCACGAGCCGGACATGGACCGCGTCAACGTCAACGGCGGTGCGATCGCGCTGGGCCACCCGGTGGGCAGCACCGGCAGCCGGCTGATCACCACCGCGCTGCACGAGCTGGAGCGCACCGATCAGACCACCGCGCTGATCACCATGTGCGCGGGCGGCGCGCTGTCGACCGGCACCATCATCGAGCGTGTCTGA
- a CDS encoding nuclear transport factor 2 family protein yields the protein MSDADRIAAAQLYIDALANHRGDDVPFAPDCVRFEMGIKTGFSGNHLRRSLNRGPQFRIIQECTPPKFEVDGDRVRAQFDVITKPKLAGRRVCSHIDETFLIVDGKIHHINAQMRPFIQRT from the coding sequence GTGTCTGACGCCGACCGCATCGCCGCGGCCCAGTTGTACATCGACGCGCTGGCGAACCACCGCGGCGATGACGTCCCGTTCGCGCCGGACTGCGTCCGTTTCGAGATGGGCATCAAGACCGGGTTTTCCGGAAACCATTTGCGGCGCAGCCTGAATCGTGGCCCGCAGTTCCGGATCATCCAGGAGTGCACACCGCCGAAGTTCGAAGTCGACGGCGACCGGGTGCGCGCCCAGTTCGATGTGATCACCAAGCCGAAGCTCGCCGGGCGGCGGGTGTGCTCACACATCGACGAGACGTTCCTCATCGTGGACGGCAAGATCCACCACATCAACGCCCAGATGCGCCCGTTCATCCAGCGAACTTAG